Below is a genomic region from Echinicola rosea.
GAAGCTTGAAACCGTCTTTCACCGGAGATGAGCTGAAATTCATTTTCGGATAATTTCCTTACCGTAATGGGCTGAATAATGCCTTGTACCGTAATGGAGTCCGCTAGCTCCTGTAGCGCTTCCTTGTCGAAGTGGGTTCTTGGCTGATAGGGATTAACTTGGATTTGATCCAGTGGTACCTCATAGATTCCCGCCTCTGGACTCACCTGCTCTTGAGGTTCGTCTTTGGTTTCTTTATTTGGAGAATCCTGCAACAAAGCCCCCAAACCTCTTCCAAGTGCCTTTTTTTTATTTGTTGTGGGTTTTTTATTATCAGCCATAATCGTTTTAAAATATTAGTTCATTTTCACCAATCCATTACGCTCTGCTATTTCGTTGGCGAGGTTTAGGTAAGAAAGTGCTCCTTTACCTTCGGCATCAAAAGCAATGGCGGGAAGGCCAAAGCTGGGTGATTCCCCCAACTTAACGTTTCTAGGAATGATCGTTTCAAAAACCATGTTTTTAAAGTGCATCTGCACTTCTTCCACCACCTGGTTGGATAGACGAAGGCGTACGTCGTACATGGTCAGTAATATTCCTTCAATTTCCAAATCAGTATTTAGCCTGGTCTGGATGATTTTTATAGTATTGAGTAGCTTGCCCAATCCTTCCAATGCAAAGTATTCACACTGCACAGGGATAATGACGGAATTGGCAGCTGTCAGCGCATTAATGGTGATCAGGCCTAGGGAAGGTGAACAGTCAATGATAACGAAATCATACTGGTCTTTTAAGGGCTCGATCACTTCACGCATCTTTTCTTCCCGGTTTTCAATATTGATCATTTCTACTTCTGCACCCACCAAATCAATATGGGAAGGAACCAGCTCCAAGTGTTCGATCTCCGTTTTGATGACAATAGAGGAAATATCCACACCATCCACCATGCATTCGTAGATGCTGTTTTTGATTTCTTTAGGATCTTGCCCCAATCCGGAAGTGGTGTTGGCCTGGGGATCGGCGTCAATGACCAGCGTTTTAAATTCCAGCACCGCCAGACTGGCTGCCAGGTTCATTGCGGTGGTCGTTTTGCCCACTCCTCCTTTTTGATTGGCGATAGCTACGATTTTTCCCATTGGTGTCAAGTAGTGATTTTAAGTCAATATTAAGCATGGACATTTTGAATACAGCGAGGTTTATATTTTTTAGCGCTCCCATGCAGTACATTTTTGCCCAAGTGAGCACGGAACCCTCTTCTTTTTATCCAAAACACGTATTGTCTTGCTATTGAAGAACCATGTCGCTACAACTCTTCCAAAATGTCAATTTCATGCAACACAAAGATATAAGTTTAATCCTTACATGAAATAGTTTGTTTTCCACAATAGCGTGTGGATAGTTTTAACTTTTTGATTTATAACGATCTAAATCCACATACTGTCATAAAATGTCCCTGTAATGATTTTAAAAAAGGTGGCTTAGTAGGGCCACCTTTTTTAAAATCATGTGAATTATCGTTTATTTTTTCTTTTTGTTTGCCTCAGCGGCTTTCATCGCATCTTCCAGTCTTTGCTGGAATTTTGATTTTTTCTTGTTCACGTTTTTCTTTTTGTTTTGTTCGATCTTTGCTCGGATCTTATTATCGTCCACAAAACGCTTGATCAGTGCTTGTTGGCCAAAGGTAACCATGTTGGAAACGAAATAGTAGAAACTCAAGGCCGCGGGATAGGAGTTTAAGACAAACATGAAAGTGACCGGCATGATATATCCAAGGTTTTTCATCGGTCCTTGTGCTGCGGTCAATTGATTGTTAAACCTCGTGTAAACAATCTGGGATACGGTCATCAACAAGGTGAACAAACTGACGTGGTTACCATAAAAAGGTATGGTAAAAGGCAGGGTAAGGATCGAGTCATATGTGGACAGGTCATGGGCCCACAGGAAGCTTTCTTGTCGCAATTCGATAGAATTGGGGAAGAAAAAGAACATCGCAAATAAGAACGGCATCTGCAAGATCATCGGCAAGCATCCACTGATCGGACTTACGCCAAGCTGACTGAAAAGCTTCATCTGCTCCTGCTGCTGCTTGGTGGGGTCGTCCGGATATTTTTCCTTCAGCTCATCAATCTCCGGTTTGATTACCCGCATCTTGGCCATACCGATGTAGGACTTATAAGTCAGCGGGAAAAGGAACAGTTTGATGATAAATACAATCAGGATAATGATGACACCGTAATTGCTGATTACTTTTTCGAGGTAATGGAAAAGGTTTACGATAATGTATTTGTTTACCCAACTTACAAAGAAGTAGCCCATGTCCACGTTTTTTTCAAAATCTGGCGTGACTTTCTTCAGTATCTTGTAGTTGTTTGGGCCAAAATAATAGCTATTACTTGCCTGTCCATTTTCTAGGGGAAAGGAAAGGGTAGCGGCCATGTTTTTCACAGACATGGTATCCGTAGGGACGGTCTGTTCGAGGTTTACGTTTGTAAATTGATTTGGCGCAATGATACCAGCGGTAAAAAACCGTTGTTTAAAGGCCACCCATTTGATCGGTTCGCTAGGCTGTTCAGCGTCTTCATCCGATGAAGCACTTAGGTAATCATAGTCCCCTTCGGTGGTGTAGAAGTTGACATAGGTCTTACGCCTGGATTCGCTAATGTCAGCCTCCTGTTTCTTGAGGTTGTCGTTCCAGTGAACAGTGATGTTTTTGTCAGACAGGCTGCTGAGCCCGTTGGTCGTGATTTTTTGATCGATGACATATTTGTCATCAGGGAGGATATATGTCCTAGTGATGCTTCCTGAAGCTGTTTCAGCTTTAAAAGTGAGTTGCTGAGCAGGGGTTTCATCTACGGTAACCGTGCTTTTTTCTCCACTAAAATAAAACTGGTTAAGGCTCATGGGGCCTTTGTCCGTCTGGAGCTGGTAGTCGATCGAGGCACTTTGTTCATCCATCAGTATCAATGGTTCCTTGGCCCAAGTCTTGTAATTTTTTAATTCAGCACTTTTTATTTCACCACCTTTGGATGAAAAAGTGATTTTTACCAATTCGTTTTCAAGTACTAAAAACGCTTCTTTTC
It encodes:
- a CDS encoding ParA family protein; the encoded protein is MGKIVAIANQKGGVGKTTTAMNLAASLAVLEFKTLVIDADPQANTTSGLGQDPKEIKNSIYECMVDGVDISSIVIKTEIEHLELVPSHIDLVGAEVEMINIENREEKMREVIEPLKDQYDFVIIDCSPSLGLITINALTAANSVIIPVQCEYFALEGLGKLLNTIKIIQTRLNTDLEIEGILLTMYDVRLRLSNQVVEEVQMHFKNMVFETIIPRNVKLGESPSFGLPAIAFDAEGKGALSYLNLANEIAERNGLVKMN
- the yidC gene encoding membrane protein insertase YidC; amino-acid sequence: MDRNQATGLILFAAVLLIYSFFFSSPEPVADEPSTTSTEVQDDSASKQTAASSTPQIPDSVKNLQNQQQFGEFSSLVDGKEAFLVLENELVKITFSSKGGEIKSAELKNYKTWAKEPLILMDEQSASIDYQLQTDKGPMSLNQFYFSGEKSTVTVDETPAQQLTFKAETASGSITRTYILPDDKYVIDQKITTNGLSSLSDKNITVHWNDNLKKQEADISESRRKTYVNFYTTEGDYDYLSASSDEDAEQPSEPIKWVAFKQRFFTAGIIAPNQFTNVNLEQTVPTDTMSVKNMAATLSFPLENGQASNSYYFGPNNYKILKKVTPDFEKNVDMGYFFVSWVNKYIIVNLFHYLEKVISNYGVIIILIVFIIKLFLFPLTYKSYIGMAKMRVIKPEIDELKEKYPDDPTKQQQEQMKLFSQLGVSPISGCLPMILQMPFLFAMFFFFPNSIELRQESFLWAHDLSTYDSILTLPFTIPFYGNHVSLFTLLMTVSQIVYTRFNNQLTAAQGPMKNLGYIMPVTFMFVLNSYPAALSFYYFVSNMVTFGQQALIKRFVDDNKIRAKIEQNKKKNVNKKKSKFQQRLEDAMKAAEANKKKK